A window from Chrysiogenia bacterium encodes these proteins:
- the trbG gene encoding P-type conjugative transfer protein TrbG gives MKKSTNRGPVLCAALLAVLVASPVSAQQLTGNETRGTELSAQWQHGPGVVARGPDGKVIFLFGEIQPSVVCSPLQVCDIELQPGEIVRDVLLGDTVRWKVEPATSGAPNAQAVHLIVKPSEAGLVTSMVVTTSRRTYHIQLKSHHRDYMARVGFEYPEDINARFAEINARIEASVVPGAGVPAEQLDFAFHMSGSARWRPTRIYSDGTKTYIQFPSSLAG, from the coding sequence ATGAAGAAGAGTACGAACCGCGGACCCGTCCTGTGCGCAGCCCTTTTGGCTGTGCTAGTTGCTTCGCCGGTCTCCGCGCAGCAGTTGACCGGGAACGAAACCCGCGGCACTGAGCTCTCGGCGCAATGGCAGCACGGGCCCGGCGTTGTAGCCCGCGGTCCCGATGGCAAGGTGATTTTCCTCTTCGGTGAGATTCAGCCCTCGGTGGTCTGCTCGCCGCTGCAGGTCTGTGACATCGAATTGCAGCCAGGCGAAATCGTCCGTGACGTGCTCCTGGGTGATACCGTGCGCTGGAAAGTGGAGCCGGCGACATCGGGCGCACCGAATGCCCAGGCGGTTCACCTGATCGTCAAGCCGTCCGAAGCGGGGCTGGTGACGTCGATGGTGGTCACCACGTCGCGGCGGACCTACCACATCCAGCTCAAGTCCCACCATCGCGATTACATGGCGCGGGTCGGGTTCGAATATCCCGAGGACATCAATGCCCGTTTCGCCGAGATCAATGCCCGCATCGAGGCGAGCGTCGTGCCGGGGGCAGGGGTGCCGGCCGAACAACTGGATTTCGCCTTTCATATGAGCGGATCGGCCCGCTGGCGGCCGACGCGGATCTATAGCGACGGGACGAAGACCTACATCCAGTTTCCTTCTTCATTGGCCGG
- a CDS encoding conjugal transfer protein TrbF: protein MARKPTIDNPYIAARMEWNERYGSYVKAAAAWRIVGITGMLMAVIGFSYALYQSTQVKLVPYIVEVDKLGTAATAGYPQQIEYADPRVVRATLGSFVTNFRSVTPDTVVQKQYIDRAYAHLRSSDPATEKVNAWFRSNSPFDRAREKTVAIEVNNIVPLSNQSYQIDWTEYERDRQGKEIATRRFRGIATVTLTSPQDEAVIRLNPIGLYLKDFDWTAQL from the coding sequence ATGGCCAGGAAACCAACGATTGATAATCCCTACATCGCAGCGCGCATGGAATGGAACGAACGCTATGGCTCCTATGTGAAAGCGGCGGCGGCATGGCGCATCGTCGGCATCACCGGGATGCTGATGGCGGTGATCGGCTTCTCCTATGCGCTCTATCAAAGCACGCAGGTCAAGCTCGTCCCGTACATCGTCGAGGTCGACAAGCTCGGCACGGCCGCGACAGCCGGATACCCGCAGCAGATCGAATATGCCGATCCCCGCGTGGTGCGGGCGACGCTCGGCAGCTTCGTGACAAACTTCCGCTCAGTCACCCCCGACACCGTCGTCCAGAAGCAATATATCGACCGCGCCTATGCGCATCTGAGGTCGTCCGACCCGGCGACCGAGAAGGTGAATGCGTGGTTCCGGAGCAACTCGCCCTTCGATCGGGCGCGTGAGAAGACGGTGGCGATCGAGGTCAACAATATCGTTCCGCTCTCCAACCAGAGCTACCAGATCGACTGGACCGAATATGAGCGCGACCGGCAGGGCAAGGAGATCGCCACACGGCGGTTTCGCGGTATTGCGACCGTCACCCTGACATCGCCCCAGGACGAGGCGGTGATCCGTCTCAACCCCATCGGCCTCTACCTGAAGGATTTTGACTGGACGGCGCAATTGTGA